DNA from Lineus longissimus chromosome 7, tnLinLong1.2, whole genome shotgun sequence:
GTTAAAAATCTAtcagataacattttaattcttCTGGCATGTCATCTTCCTCCAAAATGAAAGGCCCATGGATCATAAAGATTTGGTCTTAATTTACTTGTTGCAGATCAATGGCAATGCTAACACTTCTTGGGTTTTAGATATCGAGTCATTTAATGAAAAATTGTCTGGGTTATGAAGTGACTAGTGCCTGCATTGTCTGTGACCTTTATCAGAAGGAATGAAGATGTCCTTTACTGCTTGAGACCAAGCTTATGATGACAATCAAAGTTAGATATTCTTATGAAATTCTGCCTTTTGCACCGATTTTTCGTGCCCTAGGGTAGAATAAGCCAATTTTCCCACAGGGCTAGTCGTTGATCTTTGTGATAAATCTCCATGCGCTGTTGAGTGCTAATGTGAGCAGACAACCCCGGACAAAACAAGCAACTCTCGTGCTTACTTGTAACTAACTAATCGCCATGGAaatgagcgatttttgttgctgagACCTGCTATTCTGATAGCTTCTATGTGTGCCAAGAAGATATCAAGTCTGTAGGTAAAAATCTCGGTCAGTATTCTCAGTGATGCatcattatttttcaaacaattttttctttcttttctagaTTGAGGGAAGCCATTGTCAACCAGGCGGGGGCCATGGATGACCTTCAAAGATCACCGTCGCCAAAATTAGAAGTTGTGGTGGATGAACATCATCACATTGCAGTCACATCCACCCCAATAGTGACAACCTCGTCCTTGTTGTCCTCAAGACACCGAGCCGATGAACAGGCAGCCTCAATGATCGCCATGGAGCCCCAAAATCCAAACGGTCAGGTTATCGCCATGGAAAATGAAGCTGGGAATGTGATACATGTGGTCAATGCTGCTGGTGCgtcaaacttggtgtctttagcATCCGTCGCAGGCACAGCTGGTCTTCAGACGATCACGATTGGAGGAAATGTTCATGCTCTACCAATGGTAATATCAGCTCCACAGGTCCAGGTAGTGTAAACCAGGAATGTGTgcgaatttgctcattttaATTTGGGGGCTGACTTAATTCCATGTTGGCTGCCGAAGCTTGTTTCCAACCAAGCTATGAAATAAAACAGTAGTTATCAAATACCATTTATCTACAATGATATTTCAGTCCTAAATATCTTCTTCATTGTGACTTGTTAATACTAGAGCATGTCCtccattttgtatttttcaggtgACCTCATCCCATGTGCTTGGTCAAGGGCACCAGCCTATGTTGATGACTGTGCCTACCATGGCCTTGCCAGCCTCCGAACTGGCCAATCGACTTAAAGACGGCTCGATACAAGCTTCACCTGTGCCTGCCATTGGTGGCATAGACTGGTCTCAGAAACTTAAGGTACACACTGTTAGCAGGACATCTTCTGTACTATCAGATACTGATGTTTGATCAAAAAGTTCCATTCAGTTTAGCCCAGGTTCAGGACACCTCCATAACATAtaggacagcatttgttagtCCCACGGGTGTTCCTTTAAAGTTACAGCAGCTCAAGTGAATATGATATAGGATCTAAAAACGGGATTCTTTGTGTAACCAAGCACAGATTACTGCAGTATATTGCATCAAAAAAGGGATTTTCCCCAAAGGTATATTTCTTGACGCAAACTCgcaatgcatacatgtatgtcaaaatgACACTTGGCTCAAGTCTAAGTTCATCTTTGACACTACCATAGCAGTATAAACTAGGCCACATCGAGCAAAAACATTTAAGATTATCCTTGTGACTTgcaggaaattcaaattttaccaaaacctatgccgCCAGTGCCAGCTGAACAGAAGTCACCAGACTCTGACGATGGCCGGGACAAAGTCACTCAGAAACAGATGTTTGAGCAGCGATTTGAACCATGTGTAGTCTGTGGTGACCGGGCATCTGGGCGGCACTATGGCTCAATCAGCTGTGAAGGCTGTAAGGGCTTCTTCAAGAGGAGTATCAGAAAACAGCTGGGTTACGCTTGCCGGGGGAACCGGGATTGCGTCATCACGAAACATTACCGGAATCGCTGCCAGTATTGTCGGTTACAGAAATGTCTGAACGTTGGCATGAGATCTGAAGGTAGGTCTATTTGGACAGATTATCACTCCTTGTTTGCAAAAATCTAACTGTTTAAACGGATTTTACATGTAAATAAGAGTTTGATATATTTAGTTTTCTGGCATCCAACTTCCCATTTCATATATTGatagtgaaagtattttgtgaTATATTCGAAACTAAATTAAGTTAGAAGAGCTGCTGATGACTTGAGTTTTGAGAaaactacttgtacatgtacatgtacacagcttTATATTTGATTATTAATAGTGCTGAAAAAATAGTTGACATTTTAAATTCTATCTTTTGTGAGGGCTACCCACTGGCATGAAAGGATGCAATATGTTCATGGGTTCATTATATGTATTGAATTTAGTGCCTTTGGCATAATTCAGTTGAACGGATATTTCACAGTTTTTCGTTGAGATGTAAAATCAAAGTGCCAGATGgagtttttcaaagtttgtccTAAGATTGAAAGGGGAAGAAAGACTGTAATTTGGACAAGAAGCGCCCATGTTATCTCAACTCTGATGGTTTTAATGGGTAGCTTTGCGCGTCCATACAATTGTCTTGCATGctgaatattttgtttgttgtgtTTCTTCCCTTCAGCTGTTCAGCAAGAGCGGAAGCCTCCTGAACCGAAGCTCATGGAGACAATCATCAACAAGCCACACATTGCCACTTCAACACAGCGAATTTATATAAGAAAAGATCTGGGGAGTCCTGCTACTGCACTGCCAACATTTGTCTCAAAGGTGAGCTTGAACAAATTGCTAATGTGACCTTGTAGGCTCTTATATGCCAACAGGTTTTTCTCTCTGCTCTCCTTTTTTTGGGGTGAGGTGGTGCTTTCGAGCAACTGTTACAGATGAGATGCTATCTATTCGGAATGTTTTGGCTTGTTTTTACATAGGACAAAAAGAATTTGAatggcatttacattttgtcatATAATGTCCCTCTGAACCTCATTGAATCATTCTCTCATTTGCACTTTTCACTAACTTCAATCTCTACCAGTTTTGTACAGGCTAGAATGGGTTTCATCCTTCCAGCACTTGCACATTTATCCTTTCCCAATACATCATTCATTTTATATAAATTGTTGAATTTTCTGAAGTGTCTGTTTTGGCAGATTGTTTTGACCTGGAATGGAATTGACACATGAAAAGAAAAAGTATTAAAATCATTGAGGTAATGGCTTCATCAATCACatttcatcaacaacaaaaaatcgAGAACATTTTGCATCATACCATTTACTGTactcatttttcattttacaaTTCATTACATCAAGAGtgaataaagaccagtcttCATTAATTCTTGATTTCATGCTTGACCATTTGACTGTATCTTGTTGTCCCGTTATTCCCCACAGGTCCAGAATAGTTCACAGGAAAGTCCTGTAAAGACTGATAGTCTATTTGCTAACCTAGAGGAGAGGCTAATTCAGACAGACCATGGCACCATCGTCCTTAACACACCAGTCAGTAGCAGTTCCCTTCTTTTTATATTACAAATTTTTTCCCTCAACATGAAAATGACATAATGAGCAAAAAGCTATGGTTACATTAACTGGACCTTCCATTGTGCACCAAAACTTGTTACTTTCCTGAACTTTCTGAGGAACCCTTTACCAAGACTTCCAAGGAGGAATCTGCTCTATGATTTTTTCTCGGAATATTCAGTGAAGTTTTATTCATCACATTATCACAGCATCAGTGGAATATCTCTCTCAGTTTAAACAGGCATGCCCTTCTCGTACATCAGTTGGACCTGACACCCAAGCCCTCCTTGATTGTTGGTGTAGATGGTTTTATTCCTTATTAATCACACTGTCACAGGCTGGTAGCATTTGAGATGATGCTTTATACTCTCTGCTTATAAACTGTAATATGGAGTTTTTAGTGAAATGGAAAGTTTAGTCATTTACGTGATGTTAATTAATTCTTGCGTTTGTGTTTGCAGGTTGAGAACTATGCTCAGGAAACGGTTGTCAAGTCCGAGAGTCTACTCGCCGACCTCCAAGAGCGTTTGATTCAAACTGATCATGGCACTGTCGTTCTCAATACGACTGTCAGTAATTCAGGCAACACAGGTAGGAGTTGAGTGCCATACTTTTTGACATAACCTGATTTAAATCTGTTGTTACGAATAGTCCAGTTTTTATGTATACAATGTCTGTGGTTGGTTCAATTTGTATCGCAGATGTTGTAATTGGTATTGACCATTATAAAATGTTTCAAAGTTTTAAACTATACTTGCGGCTGCACGAGTGCTCAGGATTTTGGTCATTTTACATTTACACCAGGAACTTCAACGTGACCAGTAACTGCTTGAACAAGTTATGAGTTGTTGATAATGACGTGCTTGACTTCAAAAGCATTGTTTCCGTTACAGATCTGAGTACGTTGGCAAATGTTGTCACAACGCTGGCGAATATGGACAAGAAGGGTGCAGGGGACGGTGACAATGCAGCGACAcctaatggcaatgctgaaAGTAGTGATAGTGTGGCGAAGGCATTTGATACGTTAGCGAAGGCAGTGCAGCCTGAAACATCCGTCAACCAGGTAAGAATAATTAATAATCTTCATTTGTTGATTTTGGTATTGAAGCTTTTAATAGTTTTGTAGGATTCTTTGCAACAATGATCCTTTGAGGCAATAAACgaagagatgatgatgataagctGATAATGAAGACGTCTTTCTTTTTACTTGTTTCTATTTGCAGAATGACAGCGCTTTAGATTGTTCATCGCAGGAATCTAATGATGGCTTCGTGGAGTTTGATGGTAAGAATATGAGCCTGGCACACAGTTGACAGAACTTAATTTCAACTTCTGGTTGTGCGTCAAGAAAGTGTGCTATAACATGTTCAAGACTGATTAAACCCTCTTGCACCTGTGAACAACGTTGACCATATCTCTTTGACGTAATATTTGGTAGTTAACttttctcattgtgtttttcagGTAAAATGCTCTCCGAGTCCAATTTCCAGTTCAACCTGACTACCCCGTCCCCTGTCCCTCTCTATCTGAACGTCCATTACATCTGTGAAAGTGCATCTCGACTGCTGTTTTTGTCCATGCATTGGGCGAGAGCCATACCTGCTTTCCAAATACTGAAGTAAGTACAAGTTTTAAAGTAGcaacaataattttttttaatttttgagaaattttgTGTAAGAAATCTTTTTTTGTATCTTCTCACAGACTAATCTTATGCAATGTAGCCCATCATGTTTCTGAGTTAAGGATGGTGTCAGTGTCATTTGAATTGTTGACCCCAGAGACCCTTTCTCTGGTAATATCTCTGTCTCCTAGGAAAGGCTATTCACGCAACTCACTCGGGTTTTCTAAGGGCATGCCATTGATTAACCTTATAATTCATCCTCCAGTCTGGGTAACCCTAGGTAACAATTTTACGTGTACCTGCTCATGCGTACCCAGTGACCATTGTCTGACCtgacaaagtacatgtatacatgtatggtgttAAACTTGAGCTACATGAACCTATTAGCAGTTAAGATACGAACTCATGGATTTTAGTCAAACTAGTAAACTGCAATAGATGTGTATAATATATGTTTCATCAAATGACATAAAATCATTGTTGGTCCTAAAAAAGACAAACTGACATTTGCATTGACCTTTGAATACCAACGAAGTCCTCAGTGTGTCTGAGGCAGCCAGACAtctaatttcaaaatgtttaaaatgagCAACTCAGTTCTGGGAGATACAATGCTGATAAAGCAGAATTGTTTCCCTTAACGTATGCGCCCCTTGTCTGCAGTTGACggagaatgttttcaatgtttaGAATGACCTGTCTGGTACAGGTCAGTTATGTAATGTATTAGTCAAAACCAGTGGGTGTATTGTGTGAGAGGTGAATGTAAGGTCACGGCAGTAACATGAACTGGAAAACTGTTGAAATACTTCCAGCGATTACTGGCAGACATGCAATGCTTCAACAAAAATCCTCAATATTATTGATGTGGAGATGCTAAATTTTTTGTTTTCGCGCAAAGGTTACTGAGGGCAAAAGTTCATGCCACCGAATGCTATTTTATACAGTAGACATGAGAACAAAAAATGAAGGAACCTATGTATTTCTTTAAATTTCTTTCAACCTGTCCAGTAAATTTTTTCCTCAAGGACTTAAATGTTTGTATTCTGATTTTTAATGTGCAAGTGTGTTGGTGGCAAATGACTTGATAACAAATGTAGATTTTGATTGCCATTTCTAAGTTAAAGCTTATCCTACATGCATGTTTTCATATATGGTATTTCAGTCAGACGACCCAGACCCACCTTGTAAAGGCTTGTTGGTGTGAACTGTTCATCCTGGGCCTGGCGCAGTGTTCTCAGGTCATGTCCTTATCGACCATTCTCGCAGCTGTAGTTAACCATTTACAGACAAATGTTGCCCAAGGTAAGCATGCTAAGTTGAAGTATGGCTTTCTTGGGGAAGTGTGGTGGAccggaaggtcgtgggttcaccAGCCAGAGCCACTCCGTACTTCCAACTTGCCTGAAATGCAAGGGGCAGCGTGGGATGTGCATTCCTTTGTTTCTACGGCAAGGTTTCTGAATTAGTATGGGAAATAAATGTAAGGCATTTTGAAGTAGtagttagtacatgtagtacagttGTACAGTATAAAACTAAGAACTTATATTTCACATGTTTCATGGCTTTGCTAAATGATTCTCTCTTTCTTTTTGGTTGGTTTTCGGTACCTGAATAGATTGCAATTTTTCCAGCATGATCCATAACTGTCCCACTGGTAAATACAGCAAAGGTAAATACGGCAAATCTAAAACACTCTTTCCATATTTTCAGGCAAAGTGTCTGCTGAACGTGTGAAGACGGTGATTGACAACATCATGAGGATACAGGACATATGTAATTCATTGCAGCGACTCAACACTGATGCTGTCGAGTATGCATATCTTAAGTCACTGGTGCTCTTTTCTCCTGGTAAGCTTGAACTTTTGAATAGGCATTTGAAAATAACAGCAAAAGATATATGTGATATTCTCGTTTTCTTTCCATTGATATTCAATCCCGATGTTGGGGACTGTCGGTTCTATTCCCTGACATTATTTGGTGTAAGCCAGTGCTGCAGTTTGACCCCATCTAACAAGTGGCCTCTCTCAGATTTGAGGGACATGGCTGGTCTGCGTCAGACCTGGCCTGTGTTTCTAATTCGATCCTTGTGAGAATGGTCCCTTGTCCTATCCATTTGAGTTTGACACTGTTTCTTGAATGTTAAGAAGTAGAATATGGCCGTTATCCTGTGTCACATGAACGTTATGAGTCATTGAAACAGATTACGTGTATTAAATTTTGGTTTTATCATGACTAAGTTTTCGAAATTTCTTTCACTTCAGATCGACTGGGCCTCGGTCCAGTGAAGCAGATTGAACATTTTCAAGAGAAACTTCATCAGGAGCTTCAGGAATACACTATCGAGAGCTATCCAGAAAACTCGGAAAAATTTGCCAAGCTGCTTTTACGAGTGCCATCTTTGCGATCTGTTAATCCTAGCGTCATGGAGGAAGTGTTCTTCGCAGGACTTATCGGGAACATTCAAATTGACAGTATAATTCCGTACGTTTTACGGATGGAGACAGCTGAATATAATACACAGCTTGCCCAAGGACTGACCGTGAGTCAAAGTGTAAGTGTGCCTTCCCAACCGCCCATGATGTTCACCTCTTCATAGGACAGCTACAGCATTACTAATGAGCGCTGGATCTGTGCTTAGGAGTAAATcatgtttcatgtacatttgtagtgATAATGAGGGATAAGATAATTGTCattgtttttaaaactttaagcTGCAGTTGGTAGAATTATGAATCGTCCAGTTTTTCATGAATTGTTGGCCTGGGAATACATGAAACTCTGAAGATGCAGTAACAACTCATGCATTCCAACACCATGTGCATTCGACAGAGTTAGTAGTATGTTTGAAGGAAGAgtttttatttcgaaaagtgGGCCCCGACTGCTCCAATGGGACCAAGAAACATGTGTTGTAAGTGAGCTACAGTCTTCTAGTGACCTTGTTATCAGTACTGTACCCCAAATTCAGAAAAATGCCATTTCGGCAGAGTTGAGTGATGTTTTAGTGTTCATTAGTATGTTTCAGCTGAACTAAAATATTTATTATTTAAAACCACAGGTGTTTTGTTCAATCAGCTGATTTTTTACCCATAAGTGACAATGAGAGTAAATCTGCACTGTGCCATTCAAATTGACAGTGTAATTCAATTACAGTTCCTGTCAGCTgagatttattttaaaaaaattatgccGATTGAGCAACTAGGCCCTCCACAATTTGAGAGCCAGAGTGACCTTTGAAATTTCTGCTGGGGTCATTGAACTACTAGCCATCTAATGGGTGAAAAGTtggtccatttcatttcaagttgGCCAGGATGCTGTTACACGAAGCTATAGTGTGTAACATGTAGTACAACATCCTATGGTTAACTTgatgaaatggacttatagtgtatagtattttaattgtttttacatcgagttgttcaaaacaactgcATATATTTACCATTTCCGGCTGTGGTGTGAATGGTAATGATGCCATGCATGAACATACATGTGTACGTGTATGGctgtacatgtgcatgcatgTATAGTCATTGTGTTCCATGATTGATCTGGTGTTTACCATTGCTGTTAAGGATTGTGAACAGTTTAAAAACAATGTAAAATGTAAGGAATCATTTCCAAATGGGAGCTGAGAGGGGCAGCTTCCTCAGAGTCAGATTCCCAAATTTCTGATATTTGTCACAAAAGTGGTAAACTTTTCAAATATCATGATCTGctctaatacatgtagtatgattttttaaattttacttCGATCCTTTAAAAGTAGAATTCATTTCATTCAAGCTTTGCTTGGAATATCATGAGAAATCATTCACTCAGTTCTGCTGGGAATTCAAGCAGTTCTATGATTTTGTTGCCTCACCATAAATTCCAAATATTCCAGAAACTTCTGTGTCTCGTCCGTGATGGAAATATATAATAGAACCTCGAATTTAAGGACACTGCtttccttaatagcgaggtgtccaCATTGACGAAATGTAAGACAAGAGAGATTCTATTGTAGCTTTTACCTAGAGTCTGAAACTTCAGTGAATATTCTGTTCAGTGTTCTGCCCAATATAATGTATAAATTTTGAATAGTACTCATTGTTAAGTTTTTAGTGCTTCTCTCTGTACATAATTTCCAGATGCAAAACTATGATTCAGTTTGGACAAGACTTTGTTGGAAGCCAAAAACTTCCATGTTTCTTTGCCTAAATGATAACAGCATTTTTGCAGTAAACTATGTTTGTAATCCAGACAATTACCGCTATGAAATTTGTCGTAACTGGAAGGTCAGTTTTGTATATTTTGTGTTTATTCAGTTCGTGTTGGATATATTGATGAGATTCCTCCAGGCAAGTCTGTGTTATCTCACGATTCTTCCTTTGCTTCGACAACTTGCCAGCCTTCAAAATAACACAAAGCCTAGCTCTGTACCTGATGTTTGATAGGATAATACagctttaaagggggactactgCAACTGGCAGGTGCTAGAGGGTCAGATTGGTGGTCCTTAGGTGAATTTATTATGCACAGTTCAGGGACTGGGTTGTGATATATTCCTCGAAAAAGTCTCAATAGTTTttatgtactgtgagataggagagacccctattggcaacctTGTGTAACTTTACTTATCTTTGCCTacttggctcctgcctatagtctccctttaatacTACTGTTAGCCGTGAAACTGTTACTGTTAACCCGTTTGCTGCATCATTCTCACGACCTTGCTGAGTCAAAGCATGAACAATTCAACTCTAATGCATGAAAAGCACTGCATTCTGTGTGTTTCCTGTTCTGCTATGTTATTGTTACTTTAGCATGTTTAGACAATGTAGATGATTTCTACAGCTTGTGCCCTGTACTGATTGACACAATGCCCAAGCCatattatcaagaattgatcAATACCAGGAAGTATTGGCAATCCGAACTTCTTATTCTCATCCAGACATTGGGCTTAAAGAATCAAAACTGAATCGGAGTATTGGTTGTTTCTCCAATCACTGTAGGGTTGGAGGCTGAACCCGAGTGCTTCCAGTGG
Protein-coding regions in this window:
- the LOC135490894 gene encoding orphan steroid hormone receptor 2-like isoform X1, which codes for MDDLQRSPSPKLEVVVDEHHHIAVTSTPIVTTSSLLSSRHRADEQAASMIAMEPQNPNGQVIAMENEAGNVIHVVNAAGASNLVSLASVAGTAGLQTITIGGNVHALPMVISAPQVQVTSSHVLGQGHQPMLMTVPTMALPASELANRLKDGSIQASPVPAIGGIDWSQKLKEIQILPKPMPPVPAEQKSPDSDDGRDKVTQKQMFEQRFEPCVVCGDRASGRHYGSISCEGCKGFFKRSIRKQLGYACRGNRDCVITKHYRNRCQYCRLQKCLNVGMRSEAVQQERKPPEPKLMETIINKPHIATSTQRIYIRKDLGSPATALPTFVSKVQNSSQESPVKTDSLFANLEERLIQTDHGTIVLNTPVENYAQETVVKSESLLADLQERLIQTDHGTVVLNTTVSNSGNTDLSTLANVVTTLANMDKKGAGDGDNAATPNGNAESSDSVAKAFDTLAKAVQPETSVNQNDSALDCSSQESNDGFVEFDGKMLSESNFQFNLTTPSPVPLYLNVHYICESASRLLFLSMHWARAIPAFQILNQTTQTHLVKACWCELFILGLAQCSQVMSLSTILAAVVNHLQTNVAQGKVSAERVKTVIDNIMRIQDICNSLQRLNTDAVEYAYLKSLVLFSPDRLGLGPVKQIEHFQEKLHQELQEYTIESYPENSEKFAKLLLRVPSLRSVNPSVMEEVFFAGLIGNIQIDSIIPYVLRMETAEYNTQLAQGLTVSQSVSVPSQPPMMFTSS
- the LOC135490894 gene encoding orphan steroid hormone receptor 2-like isoform X3; translation: MDDLQRSPSPKLEVVVDEHHHIAVTSTPIVTTSSLLSSRHRADEQAASMIAMEPQNPNGQVIAMENEAGNVIHVVNAAGASNLVSLASVAGTAGLQTITIGGNVHALPMVISAPQVQVTSSHVLGQGHQPMLMTVPTMALPASELANRLKDGSIQASPVPAIGGIDWSQKLKEIQILPKPMPPVPAEQKSPDSDDGRDKVTQKQMFEQRFEPCVVCGDRASGRHYGSISCEGCKGFFKRSIRKQLGYACRGNRDCVITKHYRNRCQYCRLQKCLNVGMRSEAVQQERKPPEPKLMETIINKPHIATSTQRIYIRKDLGSPATALPTFVSKVENYAQETVVKSESLLADLQERLIQTDHGTVVLNTTVSNSGNTDLSTLANVVTTLANMDKKGAGDGDNAATPNGNAESSDSVAKAFDTLAKAVQPETSVNQNDSALDCSSQESNDGFVEFDGKMLSESNFQFNLTTPSPVPLYLNVHYICESASRLLFLSMHWARAIPAFQILNQTTQTHLVKACWCELFILGLAQCSQVMSLSTILAAVVNHLQTNVAQGKVSAERVKTVIDNIMRIQDICNSLQRLNTDAVEYAYLKSLVLFSPDRLGLGPVKQIEHFQEKLHQELQEYTIESYPENSEKFAKLLLRVPSLRSVNPSVMEEVFFAGLIGNIQIDSIIPYVLRMETAEYNTQLAQGLTVSQSVSVPSQPPMMFTSS
- the LOC135490894 gene encoding orphan steroid hormone receptor 2-like isoform X2 produces the protein MDDLQRSPSPKLEVVVDEHHHIAVTSTPIVTTSSLLSSRHRADEQAASMIAMEPQNPNGQVIAMENEAGNVIHVVNAAGASNLVSLASVAGTAGLQTITIGGNVHALPMVTSSHVLGQGHQPMLMTVPTMALPASELANRLKDGSIQASPVPAIGGIDWSQKLKEIQILPKPMPPVPAEQKSPDSDDGRDKVTQKQMFEQRFEPCVVCGDRASGRHYGSISCEGCKGFFKRSIRKQLGYACRGNRDCVITKHYRNRCQYCRLQKCLNVGMRSEAVQQERKPPEPKLMETIINKPHIATSTQRIYIRKDLGSPATALPTFVSKVQNSSQESPVKTDSLFANLEERLIQTDHGTIVLNTPVENYAQETVVKSESLLADLQERLIQTDHGTVVLNTTVSNSGNTDLSTLANVVTTLANMDKKGAGDGDNAATPNGNAESSDSVAKAFDTLAKAVQPETSVNQNDSALDCSSQESNDGFVEFDGKMLSESNFQFNLTTPSPVPLYLNVHYICESASRLLFLSMHWARAIPAFQILNQTTQTHLVKACWCELFILGLAQCSQVMSLSTILAAVVNHLQTNVAQGKVSAERVKTVIDNIMRIQDICNSLQRLNTDAVEYAYLKSLVLFSPDRLGLGPVKQIEHFQEKLHQELQEYTIESYPENSEKFAKLLLRVPSLRSVNPSVMEEVFFAGLIGNIQIDSIIPYVLRMETAEYNTQLAQGLTVSQSVSVPSQPPMMFTSS